aaaaaaaaaacctcagatCTGTCATTTGAAAACGTCAGAGGAGTTCATCAGTCTGATCAAACCTTTTTGTGTTTAGATTACTCAGCTGGTTTCGGTGGTCGTTACGGAGTACAGGCAGACCGCATGGATAAGGTCAGTGTGAACGAGGAAACTATTCATGATCTTAAATAAATTCTTTGTTTAATCTGCAATGAAAAAGTAGGTTTCCCAGAAAGGGATTACAAGTagaaacaacaaccacaaacatgAGTGTGTCACATTACTGACATTGTTTCAACCTGTTCTTTGCACAGAGTTTAATTTGTCTTTGGTCAGATCTAAATCTGGCGGCAGTGACACATCAGGCCGGATGTGTTGTCTCAAACCGTTTAAAAATGCCTCTAGCAACCAGAGACAGGAAGCACATTCAAAATTCAGATTTTCTACTACTAATCCACTAAATGAGTATTTTTTTCAGCCATTATTGAAGAATTTCATCTGTCCTGAAGGACTGTAAATAAATCTTTCCCTCTATTATTAACCTCTAGAGTGCTGCTGGCTTCTCAGACATGGACAGACCAGCATCTTCTTATGAAAAGACGCAGCCAATAGAGGCTTGTAAGTGTTTTTGTTCAACATAATTAACTGCGCCTTCTGTCGGCTGAGCAATTAAATCCACAGCTTTTGCACCGTTTCCGTGTTTGAGCAGTTAGAAACGCTGACTGTAGCTAATGCACCttttcatttccatcttcaTTATGCAGCGAGTGCAGGTGCAGGGAAGCTGAAGGCACGCTTCGAGAACATGGCCAAAGCTTCTGATGAAGAGAACAGGAAGAAAGCCGAAGAGGAGAGAGCGAGGCGACAAGCCAGAgagagcagggagagagaggaggccaAGCGCAGGCAGCAGGTAACTACGCAGCAGTGTGAACGTGAGCTATGATGAGCTGTTTCCACTGCACGTatgatgatgttgttttctTCAGGAGGAGGACTCAAGAGAGGAGGAGTTTGCTCCACCACTACCCGTTCGAAATGtggagccagagccagagccagagccagagccagaaccagaaccagaacaggAGCCAGAACATGAACCAGAAGACCACTATGACATGCCAGAGGGTGAAGAAATACGTAGGCCACTGCCAGTGCCAGAGCCAGAGGTGAGATCCACACATCAATCCTCCCTTCACATGTTAAAATCCTAGGGTGGACACCAGTCTCTCAGCGCTTAAGCGCCGTTCACGTTGACTTCCAGGTTTTGAATTtggtgtctctgtctcagtgatAATGCAGTCGAGACAAAGTCGTCCAGGAGTGGTTACTAATATAACAGAGGTTCTATGAATTAGGCACAACACTGTCAGGAAGAATGAAATAGACGCTCAGCGTTGATGCAAGGTTTCTATACAGTCTTATGTTGATGTCTGGTTCATGTATGTTCTTCGTTATCTTGGGAcgcttggacaaaacaattttccttcaataaagtgatcttgaatctaaagattcagatttaaaaaactTGGCGTTAAGAGGACGGATTAGTCTTAGAAAGTAAAGATAGACAACGATGGAGAGATTTGCATTTGGAGATCACTTTTGTGACTAGAAAGGTAAATCCTCTGCACTGTTGTGTTAGTGTCCACTACTTAATTAGCCCATCTTCCCATCCGTGTGTTTAGTTTTCACTTCAATACATAAGAGGCACAAGCTGCACTGGGATTGTGTTAGCTCGTTTCCAGGATTTAAGGTGAtaaagtgattttcttttttccaggaCGAACCAGAGTATGATGAGCCCCCGGCCTTGCCTCCACGCACAGAAGATTTCCTCGACATGGaagccccccctcctctgcctgCAAGGCTGGAAGACGAGTCTAATGAAGGAGAATATGAGGAACTCGCTGATACTGCTCCTCCCGCGATGACAGGTCTGTCTCTGGGTAAAGTATCAATAAAACTGGAAgactttcacatttaaaatgcattaatatcagtgtttatttacagctgtGGATAACGACTACGAAGATCTGTCATGTGGCCAGAAGGCAAGAGCAATTTATGACTACCAGGGAGGTAAGAATCTTCAGCCAAAGGACACAGTTCTCTTAACATACTTGCTGACACACTTTTAGTACCACAAGCAGATGTGTGGGTTACGATAATCATCTTTCTGCACATACTCGGTCTCTTTTTCTCACAGTGGAAGATGACGAGCTCTCCTTCAACCCGGATGACATCATCACCAACATAGAGATGATTGACGAGGGCTGGTGGAAGGGACAGTGTAACGGACGCACCGGCCTGTTCCCGGTCGCTTACGTTGAGCTGATATAGGCAACGATGTGATCCAGTATAATTTGCACATGCTTCACCTTAACAAGGTCACGTTTATTTGGGCTGAATTAAGCATTGTATACATGGCAAAGTTCAGctcatttcccttttctttacTTCTCTGTGCTGTGTAATATCTCAGGTAGGATCAGGTGATGTAGGTAGGTATGACCAACATAAACGGTGACAATTAAAACCTTTTAACTGCAGTGTTCTGACGTTATGAgagataataaaatattttaaaagactgCGTTGGTTACATCACCTGCTTTTGTCCACAGGGCAAGCGGTtacagtaaatgaatgaatgttgtaTCCTCAGGCATAACATTTATTAACGCATCATATTCAGTTGCCTATTAGTatttactgaaaaaataataataataaatgactgTGAAGTCACCCAAAGTGCCGGCTGGGATGATTGTTGCTCGCAAGGAGCGTGTCAAGTTGGTCCTGAATGTTTTGAAGTCAAACAGTGAATGAAACAAGCCATAGGAATAGAAATCATATTTTTATCTGAGTACAGAAAGATATAACTTGAGAGTAGAGGACACATGTGTTGAGCCACTGTGAACCCTTAAACAAGTTGTACATTCTTCAGGCTCGTTCTAAAAATCAAAAGCTGCTCTTCAGCGATTGTGAACAATTTCCTGCAGTGAACCTTTGCAAACCTTTATGCTCACTGGTGCAATTGTTTGTCTTACAATCCACTGAAGAGAGAAGGAGATTCACACTCATCatgtataaaatgaaacatgattcTGTGTTTCCGTGTCCAAAGTCTGTGAGATTAGCAAAGATGCTCAGGTTTCC
This portion of the Mugil cephalus isolate CIBA_MC_2020 chromosome 22, CIBA_Mcephalus_1.1, whole genome shotgun sequence genome encodes:
- the hcls1 gene encoding src substrate protein p85-like isoform X2 → MWKSVVGHNVNMKVASEGDDWETDPDFENDVSEQEQRWGAKTIEGSGRKEHISVAELRNKVAVEHEQVKQKETTPKASYGYGGKFGVEKDRMDKVAVGHDYVAKVDQHSSQKDAAQGFGGKFGVQKDRVDKSAMGFEYKGEVQQHASQKDYSKGFGGKYGVEKEKVDKAALGYDYKGQTEKHQSQKDYSKGFGGKYGVEKEKVDKAALGYDYKGETEKHQSQKDYSKGFGGKYGVEKEKVDKAALGYDYKSETEKHQSQKDYSAGFGGRYGVQADRMDKSAAGFSDMDRPASSYEKTQPIEASSAGAGKLKARFENMAKASDEENRKKAEEERARRQARESREREEAKRRQQEEDSREEEFAPPLPVRNVEPEPEPEPEPEPEPEQEPEHEPEDHYDMPEGEEIRRPLPVPEPEDEPEYDEPPALPPRTEDFLDMEAPPPLPARLEDESNEGEYEELADTAPPAMTAVDNDYEDLSCGQKARAIYDYQGVEDDELSFNPDDIITNIEMIDEGWWKGQCNGRTGLFPVAYVELI
- the hcls1 gene encoding src substrate protein p85-like isoform X3 — its product is MWKSVVGHNVNMKVASEGDDWETDPDFENDVSEQEQRWGAKTIEGSGRKEHISVAELRNKVAVEHEQVKQKETTPKASYGYGGKFGVEKDRMDKVAVGHDYVAKVDQHSSQKDAAQGFGGKFGVQKDRVDKSAMGFEYKGEVQQHASQKDYSKGFGGKYGVEKEKVDKAALGYDYKGQTEKHQSQKDYSAGFGGRYGVQADRMDKSAAGFSDMDRPASSYEKTQPIEASSAGAGKLKARFENMAKASDEENRKKAEEERARRQARESREREEAKRRQQEEDSREEEFAPPLPVRNVEPEPEPEPEPEPEPEQEPEHEPEDHYDMPEGEEIRRPLPVPEPEDEPEYDEPPALPPRTEDFLDMEAPPPLPARLEDESNEGEYEELADTAPPAMTAVDNDYEDLSCGQKARAIYDYQGVEDDELSFNPDDIITNIEMIDEGWWKGQCNGRTGLFPVAYVELI